One window of Mesorhizobium sp. WSM4904 genomic DNA carries:
- a CDS encoding DsrE family protein, translated as MLRRDIFRAGLAGAAGLFGLRQATAATGGERLKVAYHLSDADKVNFVLGNIKNHYEGTGGNVEIVLVVHGPALAAFKTKSASGATSSRFAGLVQQGLVPQACGNTMQGMDITLADLLEGFQVADKGGVVKLAELQRQGYVYLRP; from the coding sequence ATGCTGCGCCGTGACATTTTCCGCGCCGGTCTTGCCGGAGCGGCCGGCCTTTTCGGTCTGCGCCAGGCGACTGCCGCCACGGGCGGGGAACGGCTGAAGGTCGCCTATCACCTCAGCGACGCCGACAAGGTCAATTTCGTCCTCGGCAATATCAAGAACCACTATGAGGGCACCGGCGGCAATGTCGAGATCGTGCTGGTCGTGCATGGTCCGGCCCTTGCCGCCTTCAAGACGAAGAGCGCGTCCGGCGCGACCTCCAGCCGGTTTGCCGGCCTCGTCCAGCAGGGGCTCGTGCCGCAGGCCTGTGGCAACACCATGCAGGGTATGGACATCACGCTGGCCGATCTGCTCGAAGGCTTCCAGGTCGCCGACAAGGGCGGCGTCGTCAAACTCGCGGAGCTGCAGCGTCAGGGCTATGTCTATCTCCGGCCCTGA